In a single window of the Gossypium hirsutum isolate 1008001.06 chromosome D02, Gossypium_hirsutum_v2.1, whole genome shotgun sequence genome:
- the LOC107910216 gene encoding allene oxide synthase 1, chloroplastic translates to MASVSLPFTSVHLQCQAIVRPVRASVSGKPSVSEPPVTTLSEKLPLKKIPGNYGIPFVGPIKDRLDYFYNQGRDEFFKSKIQKYQSTVFRTNMPPGPFISPDPKVIALLDGKSFPVLFDVSKIEKKDLFTGTYMPSIDLTGGYRILSYLDPSEPKHAKLKQLIFFLLKSSAKRVIPEFEACYTQLYDTLDKELAEKGKSSFQTVNDQAGFNFLCRAFFRSNPPDTKLGDDGPSLISKWVFFQLGPVLSLGLPKYVEELVIRTFPLPPFLVKKDYQRLYDFFYHSSGFVQDEAEKLGISREEVCHNLLFATCFNTFGGMKIFFPNMLKWISRAGVKLHTDLAQEIRSAIRSNGGKLTMAAMEQMPLMKSVVYEGLRIEPPVPSQYGRAKKDLLIESHDAVYQVKAGEMLYGYQPFATKDPKIFENPEEFVPDRFMGDDGERLLKHVLWSNGPETEDPTTANKQCAGKDFVVLVSRLFVVELFRRYDSFEIEVGKSPLGAAVTVTSLKRASF, encoded by the coding sequence ATGGCATCTGTTTCTTTACCTTTTACATCTGTTCATCTGCAATGTCAGGCTATTGTCCGGCCGGTTAGAGCCTCAGTGTCAGGGAAGCCATCCGTATCAGAGCCACCCGTGACGACGCTTTCCGAAAAGCTTCCGCTGAAGAAAATCCCAGGGAATTATGGGATTCCTTTTGTTGGTCCAATCAAAGACCGACTTGACTATTTCTACAACCAAGGTCGAGATGAATTTTTCAAGTCAAAAATCCAGAAATACCAGTCAACGGTGTTTCGAACCAACATGCCACCCGGTCCTTTCATCTCTCCCGACCCAAAGGTAATCGCCTTACTCGACGGTAAGAGTTTCCCTGTTCTTTTCGATGTGTCCAAGATTGAAAAAAAAGACCTTTTCACCGGTACTTACATGCCCTCAATCGACCTCACCGGCGGCTACCGGATCCTGTCTTATCTCGACCCTTCCGAACCAAAACACGCCAAGCTCAAACAACTTATCTTTTTTCTCCTCAAGTCTAGCGCAAAACGAGTGATACCTGAGTTTGAAGCTTGTTACACCCAGTTATACGATACGTTAGACAAAGAACTTGCCGAGAAAGGCAAAAGCAGTTTTCAGACAGTGAATGATCAAGCTGGGTTTAACTTCTTGTGTAGGGCTTTCTTCCGTTCGAACCCGCCTGATACTAAACTAGGAGATGACGGTCCaagtttgattagtaaatgggtatttttccaactCGGACCGGTTCTGTCTCTTGGTCTCCCAAAATATGTGGAAGAACTTGTAATCCGTACTTTTCCTCTTCCGCCATTTCTGGTTAAAAAAGATTACCAGAGACTTTACGATTTTTTCTACCACTCATCTGGTTTCGTTCAAGATGAAGCTGAGAAACTGGGTATCTCGCGAGAAGAAGTTTGCCATAATCTGTTATTCGCCACGTGCTTTAATACCTTCGGTGGCATGAAGATTTTCTTTCCCAACATGCTAAAGTGGATTAGCAGGGCTGGAGTCAAATTACATACTGATTTAGCACAAGAGATCAGATCAGCCATCAGATCCAACGGTGGGAAACTCACCATGGCCGCCATGGAacagatgccattgatgaaatccGTTGTATACGAAGGGCTCCGGATCGAACCTCCGGTTCCGTCACAGTACGGGAGAGCAAAGAAAGATCTCTTGATCGAGAGCCACGACGCCGTTTACCAGGTGAAAGCAGGGGAGATGTTGTACGGGTACCAACCTTTTGCAACAAAAGACCCGAAAATATTCGAGAATCCGGAGGAATTTGTCCCAGACAGGTTCATGGGTGACGATGGAGAGAGGCTGTTAAAGCACGTGCTTTGGTCGAATGGACCCGAGACTGAAGATCCAACGACGGCGAACAAACAGTGTGCCGGCAAGGATTTCGTGGTGCTGGTGTCTCGGCTTTTCGTAGTGGAACTGTTCAGACGTTACGATTCGTTCGAGATCGAAGTTGGTAAGTCGCCATTGGGAGCTGCAGTTACAGTAACCTCATTGAAGAGGGCAAGCTTTTAG